The following DNA comes from Dermacentor andersoni chromosome 2, qqDerAnde1_hic_scaffold, whole genome shotgun sequence.
TCATGCAAGAAATgaagtacagttgaacctcacaGTAACAAAATCGgcgagaaatgcaaaaaaatttgCTTTCGCGAGAATTTCATTGTTGCGAAATGAGACACCACAAATAGGCTAGCGTGCTATCAGTTGCAGAATGAAACATTACTGTTGAAATTCCGTGAGCCTACTTGGACTAGCTTGCCGACAGTACAGAGTACGCTGCATGCatcgatcagcagtggcagcaccaTCGTAGAGCAGTATTCTTGGTCATTTGCTCTCGCAGATAAGTTCACTTCTGCGAGATTTTGTGTAGCTGGGCACtggacgcagagcaacagcgtTCCATGCCTGCAGCAGCGTTTCTCCAGTGCATGCCGTCGCTCGGAGGCACCGACCTGTTTGGTGCCGagtgcaaaagtgatcgtatcttgTACTATCGATCGATCGACATTAAGGCGCCGAAGCAGCATGCGATGCCCGtcaggtggcaccaaaaccagcgttcttgtaGCAAGGGAGGCGTATTCCCAGACGACAGCTCAGTCACAGCCCAATGCCTGGCACTCCATGCcgcgaccgccatctcaagcACCATTAACAATTCCACATCGGTGGGACGtgaatttccttgtttttgctgcattcttCTCAGCGAGGCGCACATTACGCACTGCACTATAATGGCTGTAAAATGCACTCAGTAAAGAAAAATGGAAGACTTACAGAATATTATTGTATACATTTAAAGCTCGATCTAATGAagcccgattttacgaagttcccggtCAAACAAAGAGATTTCCATTCCTGGGCAAGTACCCATAAAGTTCAATGTTCTCATCAACCCgaattgacgaaactagcttgcATTAAACTGGTTTTAacaaagcttttccagaaataaaCGAGTAAAAAAAAGCTGCGAATTCTAATTTTGATGCAGATAGGTTTTTCTTCAAGGGCGTTATCACATTAAAACATTTAGGCATCCTAGTCACAGCCCTAGCTTTATATTTATGAGGCTGCACGCCACACCCATGCACATAGCAACGGACTAAGCAGTCACTAGCGTACTTAGgtaccagatggcgctaggggcaGCCGTATTTGGCCCCCCTTTGCAAACTTTTCACACGTGCAGGAATACGTTAGCAGCAAATACAATGCCGTGGTACCTTTTGGGTGTCGCTGcattacaattttagatttcgaaggaaaAATCCCTTACTCGATTTTCCAAGCTTCCCAATTTACctaaataattcgagcgtggtctTCACTTCGTTAAATTGAGTTTCAACTGTATACAGCAAATAGATGCCTATATGCACACTGAACAAATGGAATGTCTCTCTCCCTTTCACATTTTCCGTGTATACGTTTTCATAAATGCATTAACGCTGCGAGCAAGCAGAACCGAAACTGACACTGAAATCAGCTGTAAGCTGGCGGACTACTAGTGGAGTAACACGAATGTGCACAAGTCCCACCTCTGTAGCCTTCTATGTACTGCCAAGATGCACTATCCCCGAGTATAGGTGTGCAAAAACCATCATCACATGCCGCTAGCAACATGCGTGCCACTTCAAATGGGCGATCAACAAACACGATGGCGGCCTGACGTGTTTCCAGCACATGCAATCGCTTCCAGCGCATGATtgcttttgtaaacaaaaatggcggcacccacgcaagtgtaatgtggtggtattttatgcaAGTTTAGTGCAAAGCAgccgcatttgagcacattttggagcctgctagacTTGCGCAAGTAGGTAATATTAGGGGTAATGTTGCAACAAATTTCGTTGATGTGGGGTCATAGTACAGCAACATTTTGTCGTCGTCAAGAGCTGTGAAATGCATTGAACCCTATGAGCTTTTGCCGGGGATACAAAAATATTTCATTGTTGCAAGAATTTCATCATTGCGGGATTTCGTCATCGCGAGTTTCAGCTGTACTCAACTCCATTATTATAATTTGACACATCACTGAAGCTGGTGATTGCCTGTGGTGATCACCAACCTTGGTTTTTATCATTGTTGGTCGGTCTTTCGTGTTAGGAGTTGGTGGAAATGCGATCAGATTCTGATATATTAGTCTCGTAGCGTGTGACAACTCAAACGACAGTGATTCTGACTTTGAAGCTCAATGATACTGCTACTAAAATGCATAGATAAAGAGACTGCACAAGAAAAGCACTTGTGCGTGAGCCTCCTGGTACAGGGACTGATGAAGATGTTCCTCTCATGAATGCGAAGCTGCCTATATGGAGTCTGTCCTACAAAATTCATTGTTGAAGCATTTATAATACAGTAGAGTGTCATTTGCCAATCAGAACAAAGAGATAAGTCCAAGTGACGTCTTAAGCCTTTTCTTGACGTCTTAAGCCTTTTCTTGAAACTTTCCTCGGCACAGATGTTTGTCTTCGAGACAAATGCCTATGCTTAGCAGTGGTGCAAACTGTACACACCAACTAAATTACTGGAATGTGTTCTTTTCTGGGCCCCCATCACAGAGGTGGGCGAGATAATAAGATTGTTACCTTATGTAAACACTACAATATGTATCCTTAACTGAAAGCACCAGCCGAAAAGTCGCATTCTACAGTGGTGTGCTGTCTGCAGTACAAATGCCCACTTTTTGAGAACCACATGGATGTGCGAGGCATGCAATGTCTCTTTGTGCCTGCTAGAAGACAGGATCTGTTCTGCTGGCCTACACCAAAAGTGACTACTAGACCCTTAGCACATGGTGGTCAACCCAGGGTCACCAGCATGCTCACCTGATCACAAATGATCACCTGCCTCACtaaaaggtctttttttttttcagcagcacctTTTTTAAGAAATATAGTCTTACTCACAAAAACTTTTGTGCATGAAAGAGTCTAGTCCCTTTAAGTTACTGGCTATATGCTTCTGGActactttctgtggcaatgaagggaaaagCTACAGGGGCAAAGCTCCAGAACGTGTTACTGTGTGAAGTGGTCTGGCAGACAGCAGTGTTGCGGTTTTTCAAAGCACATACGGAATCATTAGCTTGCTACTTGCAATGGTTTCACACGTGCCAAATGTGGAAGAGTAAAGCAAAAATATGAAATTCAGATTTAATGCTGAGTGTATTTTATGCACAATTTTGATATCTTGTAGTAAATAAAATGTTCATGCTTTCTGTTCACCAGCTTATGCAATGAAACATGGATGAGACAGACTATTTACAGCAGCAATATTGCACATGTATGCTTTGCCTCTGCAGCTTTCCCTTATTGCCACAGAAAGCTGCCTGCAAGTACTATACAGTGAAATAAGCCAGATATATTGTATACACTAGAAACACTTGGTCTCTGAAAACTGCATGTTTGTGTATAAATTTCTTGTACTACTAAGGCATCAGGACTTGCAAAATGTGTAAACAATTCGCTTTATTTAAGAACTTAAATCGCAGTACCGCCTGTATGATAATGCAGTAAAGATTGGCATTGGAAGACTGCCTAGCAAGGCCTAAGATGACTTCTGTGGGCTTTCCTGGAACAAGAGTATGGTGGTGAAGGCAGGGATCACCTGCCCTTCTTTGCCTGGTAATCCTCCCAGCCGGCGCTGTACTCCCGGGCACTGGAAACAGATAGTTTTTATGTATACCAGTTTGAACCAGTTATACTTCTATATATTCCACTCATAGCATCTTTCATCACATTTTGCCAAGTAGGAAACATTTTCAGCAGCAATGATGCAACTGCTGCACTTGGTCAGTGGAGTACGTACATATAAAATGAGTCACCATTAAAGCGCTCAAGTGAAAATAAACATAGCCAAGTTTAAGGGCCATGTGCAACAAAATCTCACTTCAACTAAATTTGTTAAAAATGTAAGAGATGTCACTAAAGTAACTGCAGCGAACATTTTAAGGCTAGTAACCACGCGGATCTTTTGTAATCAACAACATTCACATTGCCCCGTACCGAACGGACAGGTCTAAGAGACGACAGGCACTCTTAGCGGTGGGCCATACAACTACACCACATATTGTGGTTATGAAGTGGTGCACCAAAAGCTGTCTCAGTggttatcttcttttttcttcttcctttccctCCCTTTCTTTAACTATGTCAAAATGCCTTGAAAGTGCAGCTGCACTTCTTACGCAAAGCTTTCTTACACAATGCTTCACATTTTTTAGCAGATGTTTCCTTACTTATGTTTAAACACGACTGAGTTTCATGGGAAAATTGGGACTTGAAGTGGTCAACAGTGCTTGAACAAGGGAAGTCCCAGCCTGGATCCAACGACTTGACAAGGGGACTTGTTCTTGTCGGGGCATTTATTGCTCTTGTCCAAATggttggctccagcctgagacatccCTTGCTCAACCACTGTTGATTGTTTCATTTGAAGCTCGTAAAACATTGCCCAGTTACTCTTGCACATCCTGGTGTTTTGGACACTTCCAAGGCCACTGTGTATTTGTCTTGAAGGGAGCCGACTGTGTTAAAACGATTGCCAGCATGATTGCATTCTCTTATGAGACACAGTCTGAAATTCAGGATATAGTTCTGACTAGCTGCATTGAAGATACCATTTTCACAAGGCATTTGCTTTAAACCATCAGATAAAGATGTAATCAAGGGAACTTGTGGACAGGTCTGTGAAGTACTATGGCAGCATGAATAGCAAAAATGTTACACAAAAGCCCATGACTGCACTGCAGTACTGTGCTGAAAAAGTATGACTGGAAATGGCTGATTAAAAATATGGTCTCTGGTTTCAAGCGTAACACGCTTTTAAAGCTACCTTCATATAGTGCCTTCCCAACTTGTTTTTTATAGTCTCTCTCTCCCTAGATTTATGCCACCATGGAGCCATCTGAGTCAGACAGGCTGGCTGCACAAGAAATTTTGCTGTTACATTAAGCCATGCGCATTGTATGCATTTCTCTGCTTGTCATGACTTGCAGGAACATGGCACACATACTGTGTATAGCCGGCTTTGTGAGCGAGCTTGAGTGCAGCATGGCTCTTGATGGGGCCAAGGCCGTAGAACACAATGTTGTGGTCATAACTTTGGGGCTTCTGTGCATGGTAGGTCTTCTGGAAGGCCTCCTCGGTCATGAGGAGAGCATCTTTCACTTGTCCCACTGCAGAAATGGCAAACGAACTGTGTGAATGAAGAATTCCTTACAGCTGTCCTTTTCACAAGAAAACAACGACTGCAATAAACGCATCCCTCCAGTGCTGGCGAAATGGCTGCCCTCTATGTTGTACAACACAAAGAGTGAATCAACATGACTGGGTGCTGAAAAAGTGCTAGCGTCTCTGtattaaaacaagaaaaagcaaaataaCTAGATTTCAAGCATTGCTACTGCAGCTGTCTAGGtagtaaaagaaaaatgaagcggACATGCTGGGTTCATTCAAATTGTGTTGAAAATGAAATTATTGCCATTGACGTCATCCAAAGCAAGATTAACCAGGATCGTGTTGACTAGCTGAGCCATCCAAGACATTTAGAATGTTAAAGTCTCATATATTTGCACATATATAGTATGCACCACGAAAGTGAGGCATGTTTTAATTGTGGGTGACAGCTATACAAATGTAGCCAGATATTGCATTTGTAGTGGTTCAGTTTTCATCAAGGAGGTTTAATTCAATGTTCcgttaggttttttttttgtgcatataAGGGATCACAATTGTTCACCTGACAGTTGCAAGTCTGCTTGAAACTGTCTATAGGTACTTACCATAAGTAATATTTAGCATAATTTGTCTCTGATGTTTTAGGTAACTTCTGCTAAATCTCAAAGAAGGCATACATTAGTGCACAGAAGCAAATAAATCTTTATGTTAATGAATGGATGGCTCTAAACTAGATGTAAGGGTCAAAGGGAGGAAGTTCTATGTCACAGTCATGAAGCCGAATGCAGTCAGGATAACCTCTAGATGTCTAATATGCAATGTAGCTATTGACACTTAGTTGCAGTTGTGAGATTCAATTTTCACGTAACGACATAGCAAATGTCAAACCAAGATAAAGTGTGCAGCGACATTTTATACATAGTAATAGTGATAGTTCCCATCTTTACCTGCAACTATTTCCAAACTGTTCTACAGGTTTGTTTCTTCTGTGTCACAGTCTTGTGCAGTACCTTAATGCTACCAAACTTAGCTGTAAACTGTGCTTACGGCTTACTTGGCTAGACACAATTACTATGCTTTTCAAGTAGATGGTTTCAATCAGGGTTATCACAATGAGATGGTGAAAGGCTACATCAGTGCGGTATTGCTTTTTCTTTGTAAACCACAATGTTATGCTGCAAGTCAGAATGCACTTATACATTTCTACTCTCTTGTCCTATCTGGCCTTCGTTTCCCTTTCCTCAAGCTTTCTCCGCACAGACTAATCGGCAGCAAGACACTGCTTGCCTTTATTCCCTGCATTCAATAATAGATAGCTTGTTCCTGTATTGTCAGTGCTAGGGATAAATTCCTCTTGCACTAGAGGAAAAGTCATTCTCCACAAACTCATCAATTGTCACAATCATAAAAATGCTGTGCATGTTACATTGTGATGAAACTTAACCTCTGCTCTATACTACTGTGATGCTGCTAAAAGGTAAGTGATATAGTAATCACCTGCACAGGTCATCCAGCACTATTTCTGTAATTCTGAGGTTTCTATCTGGGGAGTACAGCTGAAACATTAAATCTACCCTAGACAATACGGTTGCTATCTTGAGTGCAttgtttcaacttcactttattTCACTGCAATTCGTACAATACCCACAGATAACACGCTCCCATAATGGCAATGAATGTGTGCTGTCCAGGCTGTATTTCATTTTCTAATGGTTATGCACAATATTATCATGAACAAATCATATGTCAATTGGTGGTGTGCTGATCAATACACTTGCAAAAGGTAAGGGCCACTTGCATGGAATGTTGATGGCATTGCCAATTTTGCCGGAGGCAGCCACCTCTGCAGGCTCACGCACGTCAATTAGTTGGATGTCGCCACCTTGCAGCAGAGCCTTGAGGTCTTCATAGCTTAGGTCCTGGAAGTTGACACTCGACGTTGTCACAGGGCGAGTGCCCACAATACCTGCAGAAGTGAGTGTCAGTGCACAAaaaggctgaggcttcccttctTTGCCCACTGTTGAGAACTTGGACAAAAtggtgcaacaaaaaaaaaaggaggggggggggattccGTAGAGAATTAGGTAGAATTCGCATGATCATAGGGATGTGCAAAATTAAgaaagttgtgggttcgattctCATTATTGGCAACCATATTTCATGGAACGATATGTGAAAATGCCTGTGTACTTACATTTGTGTGCTCGTCAAGGAACTCGAGATGGTTAAAATTAacccagagccctccactacagcatctCTCATAACTTCCACTATGTAGTTTCAAAATGTTAAGCCTTAAATTTTTTTCACACTAAACGTTTAGCAACATAAATGCGCACCAGCTTGCTGAAATTTCATTCTTAGTAAAGTGACATAAAAAATTAATGTGCAGTGCAATTTTTTTGACAGAAAGGTGTTCAGCTTTGCTTAACTATCACCTATCCAGTAATCACTCTCGTGGAAAGCCAGGTTACCCATGTGCCTGCTGTATATAGCATGTGTGATGTAAATATTCAAATGGccgtggtgccccccccccccccccccttttttttcctacGTAATGTTCATTGTAAAACATTGTTCCATTTTAAACTGATCACTTGCTTAAAGTCAATACTGCCTTTGACAACTGTGTGTAGGTGGCTGTACAGCATCTCAGCTATCACTGGAACATCTTGCGTGCAAACTGTGTTAAGTGTAATGCCTTTCCATGTGCAAAATAAGATTCTTTTGCACCTCGTTTTACACATCAAATAGCCATGATGGCGTTTCTTTGTTAAAGAGCTTGCTCGCTTACAGTGCACAACAAACACTGAGCTGACTTCCAGTAAAGACATAGAAGGGCATGTATACGGAAATAAAAACCTTAGTGCACAGAACTGCATGCAATAGTATTTGCTCTTATTCATTGTGTATTTGTACACTTTGTCTTTCTTCCTAGCAAGCTGTTAAGTCAGTGATGTATCACTAACAGGCCCAAATCTACAAGGTAAGAAAAATATCCAAGATAAGCAAGAGTTTGCCCTAAGCGAGGTATGTGGACCTGACAGTATAGCGATAAATTATGCACAAAGGTAGAATTATGCAGTTCATGCATGGCTTCTCTAACATTCTAAATAAAGCCTGAAATGCCACGCAGCTATTTAGCAATGTATACACGACTCTATATATGATGTTTGTTAGTGTGAGCCTGCAGCACAGCTCCTATAAAACTTTTTATTTTATAGAATTTCCAAGCAGAGCTGCATAAAATGTCATGCCACTGTTTGGGCACTAGGGTGCTATCTTTAGCAATGGTTCctgtaaaaaaaatgttgcagctGACAACTAATTGTATTGCAACAAATAGCACTGTGAGAAAAAGCGAGATGCTTGATTTCCCACTACAGTATTCATTTACTTGCACAAGACATGTCCAGTTCTTTCCCTTCCCACAATTTCGAAACATGTCTTCACAGTTGCCTGCCAGTACTGACAAGGCCATTTTAATCACATCACACAGCTTATTTTTTAAGTGTTACCACAACCGAATCCAGTAGTGGTAACAAACCTGGTGTGATAATGTGATGTATCAAGCATCAAAATTCAAATTCCGACATTGCTGACAATGAAACTGATGGCACACACGGAGTATGCAAACGCAGACTTACAGCTTTTCTTAcggcaaaagaaaaacaaaggcgTGGAATTTCACAAATAACAAACTGAAGTACTTGACGGTAATCTTCTATTTGTAGTTACTATGAGCAAAGGTGTCAACGAAGACGGGGAGGGACAGTTCCAAAAGGGCGGTAAGTGTCAAAATGGGTACGAAAGCACGCAATGCAAACCTCCAAAGCAGCGTAGACAATGCACATTGCCTGTTCACTCAAAGCAGAACTTGCGTAGTCACATGGCACGGGTAATGCCACACAGTGCAGGCCTTGGTTTGTCAATGTAAATGTATATTTAAACTGTGGCGCTTAAATGTGAAAAAGCATGGCGCGACCTGCCAGTTTGCTGAAAAATTGGGACAAAGTATAAGCAAAACGTACTGCCGTTTTCCTTAGTGCAGTAGGCGAATTGATTGTCCTGCGGAATCACTACAGTTGAATTTTTGTCTCGATAACTATCGGCAAGCTCGCGATTTCCGAAAACAAGCTTACTTACAACTATCGGCAAGCTCGCGATTTCCGAAAACAAGCTTACTTACAACTATCGGCAAGCTCGCGATTTCCAAATACAAGCTTACTTACAGGGACCGGTATGCACGGAACGGCACATCTTAGTAGAACACGCCTTGAGAACGACTGCTTGTTTCGACTGAAATCCCGCCACTGCCGTACTAGCCAGACTCCGTCCCAGCAGCCATGGGACCCGATTCGAGCGGACCACGGACAAAACAGGCTTGAAAAACATGACTGCTCTCACTGCGCACTGTTAGCCCGCTTCGCCGTGGCGCCGACCTTCAACTGCTCCGACTACTCCGACGCGGCACCACAGAACTGGCGGCACGCTTAGCACACGCTGAAGAGCAGCAGGCGACGCTTCGCTGATTCGTTTTTCGCTCACGAAGAGCGCTGTTGCAGAGGGTGGTGCGACCACTGCGACTGGCGTGCGTGCCGCGCCGGCCCGCGCAGCGCGTTATCTTATCAGCCGGGAAATCGTAGCCGGTGTAGTCGTGCTGCCGGTACGTCGACCTTACTAGGACGCGCTTGGGCAATCCTCGCGTGGCATATCCTCGCGTGGCATCGAATCTCGTGCGGCTCAAACCATGTGCTGCAAACGAACGGCCGACACTGCCGCGACGAGGTGATCGGGAATGTTTGTAACTTCTCTCGGCACCATGTAAGCTTATGTGAGCGAGGGCAGTTGGACTCACTGGCTCCTATCTCTCGATGATTGGTCATGGACAGGCTGCAGTGTTAATGTTGCCGCGGTGACTGCGCCCTCCGCCGTTGGTTAGCTCAGTTACGTTCACGTTATTTTACAGTTCCACAAGTGTGCTGTGGTGCGTACAGTGGTCGCACCATGGTGCAGCCAGCAACGCAGCTCTACTGGCTCTACTCAGTGGCGGAACCGATAGGGGGAGGTTGAGGGATCGTGTGCCCCCCGCCCCTAGTGTTGTGGCCAGGGTCTCAATTGTGGCAGTAAACTAAACTCAACAGCCAGAACTATTTGACTGCCAACTGAAGCCCGTGGGACACCAAGTTTCGCTGGAAGGTGACGCACTTTATCCTACCTATAAAGAGATACGCGTTTCTCCCGTTTAATGGTGGCATTTCAAATGTATATGCTCGTGCTGGTTGTATTTGCAGACATTGGATTGGTTATCGATAGTTCAGAGCGTTCAGAGATCAGTCACGACAACATAAATTGAAATCTAACTTCCAGAGGCGAGTTACTGTATGTTATACATATcgttcaaatatatatatatatatatatataaaagaagagTATGTGTGGGAAGCTGGTTACGTGCGTAGAGGTAGAGAGGAGGTGGGAGAGCTTAGAAGTGTATgtatagggtgtttcagcgaacacttccattttcttttaaattgtctgtggcagatcgcacaattctagtccacAAG
Coding sequences within:
- the LOC126541717 gene encoding thiosulfate:glutathione sulfurtransferase-like; this translates as MFFKPVLSVVRSNRVPWLLGRSLASTAVAGFQSKQAVVLKACSTKMCRSVHTGPCIVGTRPVTTSSVNFQDLSYEDLKALLQGGDIQLIDVREPAEVAASGKIGNAINIPLGQVKDALLMTEEAFQKTYHAQKPQSYDHNIVFYGLGPIKSHAALKLAHKAGYTHAREYSAGWEDYQAKKGR